One region of Quercus lobata isolate SW786 chromosome 2, ValleyOak3.0 Primary Assembly, whole genome shotgun sequence genomic DNA includes:
- the LOC115965815 gene encoding probable leucine-rich repeat receptor-like protein kinase At5g49770 gives MQGGLEFKTEIELLSRVHHKNLVSLVGFCLDQGKSGFRLDWMRRLKIALGAIRGLAYLHELANPPIIHRDIKSTNILLDEHLNAKVSDFGLSKPVGEGEKGHVNTQEKGHACLLHMTKK, from the exons ATGCAGGGTGGCCTTGAGTTCAAAACCGAGATTGAACTTCTGTCAAGGGTTCATCATAAGAATCTTGTCAGCcttgttggtttttgtttggATCAAG GGAAGTCAGGATTCAGGTTGGATTGGATGAGGAGACTAAAAATCGCACTTGGTGCAATTAGAGGCTTGGCCTATCTTCATGAACTTGCTAACCCTCCTATTATACACAGGGACATTAAGTCAACCAACATTCTCCTCGATGAACACTTAAATGCAAAAGTTTCTGATTTTGGATTGTCTAAGCCTGTGGGTGAAGGAGAAAAGGGCCATGTCAACACTCAAGAAAAGGGCCATGCTTGCTTGCTTCACATGACAAAGAAGTAG